Within Kineothrix sp. MB12-C1, the genomic segment TATAAAGAAGGTTACCCCTGTGAAGCATGCGGTGTATACACAGAAAGTATCACTCGGGCTATCGAAAGAGATTACATTTCGGACGTTAGGCCTGGAGCATCTGGGAGAAATCATGGCTCATTACCATATGATTCCCGATGAAGGCTATATGAAGGAGAGACTTCTTGCAGGAGATATCATCGGGGCCTTTGTTCAAGATAGGCTGGCCGGCTTCGCCGGTACTCATCAGGAAGGCAGCATTGGTATGCTGGAAGTCTATGAAGAGTATCGCAGAATGGGGATTGCGGCTTCGTTGGAAGCCTATCTGATCAATATTCACCTTGCATATGGTCACACACCTTATGGAGATGTTCTTATCGATAATGAGGCATCTCTCCGGTTGCAGGAGAAGCTGGGGCTTTGTATCTCCAAAGAACCCTTATATTGGTTAACTGCGGTAGAAAAGGAAAGAAAAAACTTGCTTTTTTGACAGAGCTATGATAAAGTATTCATGTTGCGAAAAAGGGATGGTCCTCTGTTATAGGAACAAAGTAAGACTTTGGGCATATTAAGAACATCTAAATAATAAGGAGGCACACGATGAACAATATTATTAGAGAAATCGAAGCAGAACAGTTAAAAGAATCCGTATCTGAATTCCATGTTGGCGATACTGTCAGAGTATACGGTAAAATTAAAGAGGGTAACAGAGAGAGAATTCAGATTTTCGAAGGTACCGTTATGAAGATGCAGGGCGGAAGCAACAGAGCTACTTTCACTGTAAGAAAGAATTCCAACGGCATTGGCGTGGAAAAGACATGGCCTTTACATTCTCCTAACGTAGAAAAGGTAGAAGTAGTAAGAAGAGGTAAAGTAAGAAGAGCTAAGTTGAACTACTTAAGAGGCCGTATCGGTAAGAAGGCGAAAGTAAAAGAGTTAGTAAAATAAGACGAAGTAATAAAGGGCAATTATCCGCGTGTAATTGCTCTTTGTTGTTTTTTATTGTATAATATATATTCAGTGATGAAAAATCTTAGGAAGAAAAAGTTTTTGAAGGTTTCTATGAAATAGGAATGCTTGATAATGACGATAGGAACAAGAAGTATGAGAAGAAGCAAAGGCCTTAGCTTTTATGAGAAAAAGAAAAGAATCAGCGTACATATGGTAAGGGAAGTGTTCGGTATGGTGTTTGGAACCTTCGCTGCTGTACTTTTAGCCTTTGTCCTCGTGTTTAGCGCAGGAATGAGAACCAATGTCATCGGTGTATCTATGGAGCCGACATTATATAATGGACAGCAGATATTGATTAATCGATTCGGCTATAAGCTGACATCTCCGAAGAAAGGCGATGTCATTGTATTTTTGCCAAACGGCAATCAAAATGCTCATTATTACATTAAAAGGGTAGTAGCTTTGCCGGGAGAAAAGGTACAGATTATCGATGGTAAGCTGTACGTGGACGGAATTGCTGAGGATGATGAAAGCTACGATAAGATGGAAGAAGCCGGAATTGCAGAAAATGAAATTGTTCTTAAAAACGATGAATATTTTGTTCTTGGCGATAATCGAAATATTAGTGAGGACAGCCGTTCAGGAAATATCGGCCCTGTGAATAAAGATACCATTTATGGGAAAGCATGGTTTCATATGAGTATCGGGGATGAAGGAATGGGACTAATACAATAATTGTTTGATAAAATCAGGAGTTATAGAATATGAATTACCAATGGTATCCTGGTCATATGACCAAGGCAAAACGAATGATGCAAGAAGATATTAAGTTGATCGATCTGGTGATTGAGCTGGTAGATGCGAGAATACCGCTTAGCAGCCGCAATCCCGACATCGATGAACTGGGGAAGAATAAGGCCCGATTAATTCTTTTGAATAAATCGGACTTGGCAGATTCCAAATATAATAAGCTCTGGGCTGAATATTTTAAGAAAAAGGGCTTCCATGTATTGGAGATTAATTCAAAGAGCGGTGCAGGTATTAAGGCAATACATGGAGTGGTTCAAGAAGCATGTAAGGAAAAGATTGAGCGGGATAGGAAAAGAGGGATTATTAACCGTCCGGTCCGGGCAATGGTAGTTGGAATTCCGAATGTGGGTAAGTCTACCTTTATTAATACATTTGCCGGAAAAGCTTGTACTAAGACAGGAAACAAACCGGGAGTTACGAAAGGGAAGCAATGGATTCGCCTGAATAAAGGAATAGAGCTTCTCGATACACCGGGAATCCTCTGGCCGAAGTTCGAAGATCAAAGCGTAGGTATGAAATTAGCTTTTATCGGTTCCATTAATGATGAGATTCTTCATATCGATGAGTTGGTTTTTGATTTGATGCGTTTCTTGCAGGATAATTACGAGAATGTATTGGAAAAGCGCTATGAAGTGGAAGCGGATGAAGATGTTGTGCGAATGCTTGAGAAAATATGTGTCAGCAGACATTGTTACTTAAAGGGTGAAGAACTGGATTTGCAGAGGGCAGCGGCAATTGTTGTCGATGATTTCAGAAGCGGAAGACTTGGAAAAATTACATTAGAATTTCCGGAATAATATGCCGGCGTGGAAGGGCATAGTTATAAGAGTGAAGAATAAATTTTCACTCTCCCTGATTTCTATTCGTGCTAAAGCACGCAGATGGGAGCAAGAATGAAAAAAGTATTAAGAGAGATATTGAGCACCAGTCTATATTTACTCGTTGTTCTTTGTTTGACATATGTGGTCATTCATTTTGTGGGACAGAGAACGCAGGTAGTAGGAAGTTCTATGGAGTATACGTTAAGCGATATGGACAATTTGATTGTAGATAAGATCACTTACCGGTTTAACGACCCGAAGAGATTTGATATCGTCGTATTTCCTTTCCAATATGCGAAGGATACTTTCTATATTAAAAGAATTATAGGAATGCCGGGAGAGACAATATATATCGATGATAACGGTGTGATCTATATTAATGGGGAAGTATTTGATGAAACCTATGGAAACGAAGTGATTCAAGATGCAGGACGAGCCTATGAACCGATTACTCTCGGCGACAATGAATATTTCGTTATGGGAGATAACCGCAATAACAGCTCCGATAGCAGAGATCCTGCGGTAGGTAATGTTTCCAGAGATAAGATTATCGGAAGGGCGTGGATACGTATCTGGCCTTTGAATCAAATTGGCATTTTAAAGCACCAATAACAAGTACAATACATGGTACTAGATGAAGGAAATAAGAAAAGTGGAACAAAAAAATAGTGAAATAAAAATAATTTTTCAGGCAGCCGATATTTATGAGCTGCCTGAATTAATAGAAAGATACGCTAAGGATGAGAGAAAATCCGTACAGGCCCTTATAATTTCAGCGAAAAAGAAGCTGGAGGCTTTGGAGAAGGAGCGGATACGGACGGAGCAAATGAAACAATATGAAAAGCAATATAGCGAGTTTACATATATTTGCGGCATCGATGAGGCAGGAAGAGGGCCGTTGGCAGGTCCGGTAGTAGCCGGAGCAGTAATCTTACCAAAAGATTGTGCTATTTTATACCTTAATGATTCGAAGCAATTGTCCGAAAAAAAGAGAGAAGAGTTATATGATATTATTATGAAGGAAGCAGTGGCTACAGGAATCGGATACGCTTCTCCCGAGAGAATTGATGAAATCAATATTCTGCAGGCCACTTATGAAGCGATGCGTCAGGCTGTATCCCAACTTGGTGTCGCTCCAGATCTCTTATTGAACGATGCGGTAACTATTCCTCTTTTGGATATGAAGCAAGTACCTATTGTGAAGGGAGATGCGAAGAGCATTTCCATTGCAGCAGCAAGCATCATTGCCAAGGTGACGAGAGATAGGCTGATGGTGCAATACGATAGTGTATTTCCGGAATATGGATTTGCTTCTAATAAAGGCTATGGAGCCAAGATACATATGGAAGCTTTGGAAACTTATGGACCTTGTCCGATTCATAGACGTTCTTTCATAAAAAATATCGTAACTGTTTAGAACATTGACAGGAGGTATGGCGTTGAATCTATCCGGTTTTTTTCGATATGGAAATAAGAATACAGACAATCGCCGTACGGAGACAGTAAGATCCGTACCTGTGTCTTCTTCCGATAAAATGCATGTCAAACAGGCGACGAAAAGTGTAACGCCCGGGCAGGTATTACAAGGGGAAATCGTGGAAAAAAGTGGCAATGAAGTGAAGCTTCGCTTGGATAAGGACGTGGTGATTACGGCAAGGCTGGACCGGGATATTAATCTTACCGTAGGGCAGAGTGTGACTTTTGAAGTGCAAAGCGGACAGTCCGGCTCACAAATTGCGCTTCGTCCCCTATATGAGAATCTGGCTCATAATGCCAATGTGCTGAAGGCATTGGAGGCAGCAAGGCTTCCTGTGACGGATGAATGGATGCGTATGGTTTCCACCATGATGGAACAAGGAATGTCTATCGATAAAAATACATTGCTCGATATGGGGAAGTTAGTGATGGCCAATGGGAATGTGAATCCGGAAACGATTGTAGCCCTTCGCAGCTTAAATATCCCTATTACACCAGAGAGTATCGAACAATTCGAAAATTATAGCAATTACAGACATCAGCTTTTGACCAATGTGACGGATTTTCTGTCACAGCTTCCTTCGGCATTCGAATCTTTGGTAAAAGATGGACAGATGGATGCCGCCATACGTCTTTATCAGCAAGTGCTGGAGATGTTTACACAGACTTCTTTGCCGGAAGGAACCGGAAATGGAGGGAATACTTCTTCCCTTGCAACGCCCGAATTGCTTTCGCAAGGAGTGTCGGAGGCTGGGAGTCCGGCATCTTTGAATTCACAAGGCAGCGGAAACGAGGCTGGTATGAATACTTTGCAGCAGGTGCAGAGTAATATGGCGGATTCTGTTATAAATCTTGTCGGTGCCGGAGACGACGCTATCCTTACGACGCAGGGCGGTGACGGCAGCAAAGGGAATACACCTAATGTGCCGGTAAATACCCTTTCTGTCATAGCAGAAGAAAACGATGGGCAGCTTTTGCGTTTACTCGGAGTAAACGATAGAAATGCTTTGCTTTCGTTATTGGAAGGAATCGGTTTTTCCAAAGAACAGCTTATGGGAGTATTGGATGGGAGCATATCGGCAAAACAGCTCTTACAGGATATTTCACAATTGTTGGCTTCGAATGGCGATATGATAAGTAAGGAGAATCTGGCGGCTCTTTTTGGAAGCAAGGGGTATCAACTGCTTTTGAAACATGAAGTGATGGATGAGTGGCTGATGAAGCCTTCCGATGTAGGCAATAAGGGGCGGGTTGAAGATTTCTATGGACGTTTAAGGGAGCAGTCGGCCAGATTGACGGAGGTACTTGGACAGATGGCCAAGGATATTCCTCTTTCCAAAAGCCTTACTGTGATTCAGAATAATATTGATTTTATGCACCAGCTCAATCAAGCCTTTAATTATATTCAGCTTCCCTTAAAGTTAAGCGGAGGGGAAGCACATGGGGATTTGTACGTCTACACGAACCGCAGGAGCACTGCAAACGAGGATGGGAGTGTCAGTGCATTGCTTCATCTTGATATGCAGAGTTTGGGCCCTATTGATGTCTACGTATCCATGCGGGAAAATAACGTTAGTACGAAATTTTATCTTAAAGATGAACACACAATAGACTTTGTTGCAGACCATATCCATATCCTGAATGAAAGGCTTACGAAAAAGGGCTATTCCATGAAAGCGGAAATGGTAATGAGCGAAAAGGAAGGCGGAGAAAACGTTATTGAGACGATAACCGCATCCGAAGGGAAAGAAAATATTCTGGCACAGTATTCCTTTGATGTAAGGGCATAAGGAGGAAGCGCGATGAGTCCATATGAAAAAAGTAAAAAAAAGACTATAGTTAGTGAGGAAAAACCCAAACATGCCATTGCTCTTGCCTATGATCCGGAGGAGGAAGCGCCCAGAATTATAGCCAGCGGTAAAGGAGAGTTAGGGGAACGGATTATTGAACGTGCCAAAGAAGCGGATATTCCGATACACAAGGATAATAAATTAGCGGATACTTTGTCGCGTCTGGAAATAGGAGACATGATACCGCCCCAATTGTATGAGGTGGTGGCAGAGATTCTCGTATTTGTGGATGCCATGGATAAGATTAAGGCGAAGATGGATAAAGAGAAGCATTAACGAGGGCAGGTACGGGGCGGGTAAAGGTTACTGGGAAGCCGTAGGCTGAATAGTAATGCATAAAGGGAAAGAATAACGGGGGAGAAGTGAATAAAAGGATTGTAGGAAGTCACTACGAAGAGTTGGCTTGTCGTTACTTAGAAGAGCGGGGATTTCGTATAGCTGCAAGAAATTTCAGGAGTAGGAGTGGAGAAATCGATATTATAGGATATCATGATAATTTTCTTGTATTTGTTGAGGTGAAGTATCGGACAACAAAGAGGTCAGGGAATCCGGAGGAAGCGGTCGGACCTGCCAAGCAGAAGCGAATTTGCCGTACTGCGGATTATTATCGATTTCTTCATAGATATCCGGAGAATAAGCCGGTACGATATGATGTAATTGGAATGGAAGGTGTGGAAGAGGATATTCAGGTTAGGTGGTACAAAAATGCTTTTGCACATGTGAGCGGAAAATATTTTTAATTTATAAATAAGAAGGGATGTAACTGTGAAGTAATGAACAGTTACGAAGGCATAGTATTAGATGATGAGAATAAAAAGAGCAAGACCGGGAGAAGTGTTACGAAGGAATTGCTCTCAGAATATAGAATACCTGACGTTTCCCATACTGGAGGAAACTGAGATTGTGGATCATCTTTTTTCCACCCGTATCGGTGGAGCGAGCGAAGGAATCTTTCAGTCTATGAATCTAAGTTATACCCGGGGGGATAAGAAAGAAGCGGTGGATGAGAACTTCAGAAGGATTGCGGGGGTGCTCGGAAGGGAAGTGGAGGATTTTGTCTGTTCCGACCAAACCCACACGACCAATATCAGAAAGGTAACAGAGAAGGATAGAGGGAAGGGCGTTCTTAGTGAGAAAGATTATGCAGAGATAGATGGGTTGATCACAGATGAACCAGGTCTGGTACTATCCACCTTTTATGCGGACTGCGTCCCTTTGTATTTTGTAGATCCTGTTCACCGGGCAATCGGGCTTTCGCACTCCGGCTGGCGAGGAACTGTAAGCCGTATGGGTGTCTGTACGTTGAGTGCTATGAAAGAAGAGTACGGAACGAAAGCGGAGGATGTGATAGTTGCTATCGGCCCTTCTATTTGCGGTGAATGTTATGAAGTGAGCGAAGATGTGGTATTAGAATTCCAGCGCGAATTCAAAGATGTTAACTTGGAATTCCTGTATGAAAAGGGAGAAGGAAAGTATTTGTTAGATTTGTGGAAGGCTAATTATCGAATATTGATAGAAGGCGGCGTTCTTCCTGAACATATAAGCGTTACCGATATATGTACTTGCTGCAATCCGGATTACTTATTTTCCCACCGCGCAAGCCTTGGAAAACGCGGCAATCTGGGAGCCTTTATGAGCTTGCGTAATGCTTAAGAAAATCTTAATTAATTTCCTCTATATCCCTTAAATATTATATGATTAGATAAAGACAACTATATATTAGTGATTAAAAATCACTAATATATAGTTGCCTCCAGTGGATGCACACTCGCACGAAGTAGTATTTTGTCGCAAAGCGACCGTGCTCGGTGCAGACGGCGAATTAATCGCCGTCTATATATTACTCAACAGTTACAATAACGGTAAGGAAGGATACGGTAAGGTAAGCATATGGCGAATATACTCGTATGTGACGATGACAAAGAAATTGTGGATGCAATTGAAATATACCTGCTTCAGGAAGGTTATCAGGTATTGAAGGCCTATGATGGAGAGCAGGCAATCCATATGTTGAGAGAGCATAACGTTCATTTGCTCATTATTGATATTATGATGCCGAAGCTGGATGGTATTCATGCGACTTTGAAGATAAGGGAATATAACAGCCTTCCCATCATTATTTTATCTGCAAAATCAGAGGATGCAGACAAGATCCTTGGGCTCAATATCGGTGCGGATGACTATGTTACAAAGCCTTTTAACCCGTTGGAACTTGTGGCAAGAGTGAAGTCTAACCTGCGCCGCTATACTACACTCGGTAATTTAAATAAAGAAAATAATGAGCTGTTTCGTGCAGGTGGCCTATGTATTAACGACGATACGAAAGAAGTGACGGTGGATGGGGAAATCGTGAAACTGACCCCCATAGAATACAATATTTTGCTGCTTCTTGTAAAAAATCAGGGCAGGGTATTTTCGATCGACCAGATTTATGAAAGTATATGGAATGAAGAGGCGATAGGTGCGGATAACACAGTGGCTGTCCATATCAGACATATCCGGGAAAAAATAGAAATCAATCCGAAGGAACCCCGCTATCTGAAAGTAGTATGGGGCGTCGGATATAAAGTCGAGAAGCAGTCAGATGGATTATGAGAAAGGTATGGTTGTTCGAATGAAAAAAAGGATACCGGGAAAAAAGTTAAAAGGTTTTCTCCATATATTACAACATATTCTGATTGTCTTGGCAGCGGTTGTTATCTTAATTGTTATGACAGGATCGAGCGTTATGATAAAGGGTGTGGATGGCAATTACAGCTACAGTATGGATGCGGATGAAAAGGGAAATGTATACGAAGAATCCTTTTTATTCAATCATATCTTCGGCAGGGGAATTGCGGATGTGGCACGTATGGTTGCCGTTCGAAGCCAGATGGAAACGGAAGGCAAGTTTGATGGGAAGAAGCCGATCGATGTGGCTACTTTTTTCTATCGATTCGAAGGTGTTCCGAGTCAA encodes:
- the rplS gene encoding 50S ribosomal protein L19; protein product: MNNIIREIEAEQLKESVSEFHVGDTVRVYGKIKEGNRERIQIFEGTVMKMQGGSNRATFTVRKNSNGIGVEKTWPLHSPNVEKVEVVRRGKVRRAKLNYLRGRIGKKAKVKELVK
- the lepB gene encoding signal peptidase I: MRRSKGLSFYEKKKRISVHMVREVFGMVFGTFAAVLLAFVLVFSAGMRTNVIGVSMEPTLYNGQQILINRFGYKLTSPKKGDVIVFLPNGNQNAHYYIKRVVALPGEKVQIIDGKLYVDGIAEDDESYDKMEEAGIAENEIVLKNDEYFVLGDNRNISEDSRSGNIGPVNKDTIYGKAWFHMSIGDEGMGLIQ
- the ylqF gene encoding ribosome biogenesis GTPase YlqF, with amino-acid sequence MNYQWYPGHMTKAKRMMQEDIKLIDLVIELVDARIPLSSRNPDIDELGKNKARLILLNKSDLADSKYNKLWAEYFKKKGFHVLEINSKSGAGIKAIHGVVQEACKEKIERDRKRGIINRPVRAMVVGIPNVGKSTFINTFAGKACTKTGNKPGVTKGKQWIRLNKGIELLDTPGILWPKFEDQSVGMKLAFIGSINDEILHIDELVFDLMRFLQDNYENVLEKRYEVEADEDVVRMLEKICVSRHCYLKGEELDLQRAAAIVVDDFRSGRLGKITLEFPE
- the lepB gene encoding signal peptidase I, with product MKKVLREILSTSLYLLVVLCLTYVVIHFVGQRTQVVGSSMEYTLSDMDNLIVDKITYRFNDPKRFDIVVFPFQYAKDTFYIKRIIGMPGETIYIDDNGVIYINGEVFDETYGNEVIQDAGRAYEPITLGDNEYFVMGDNRNNSSDSRDPAVGNVSRDKIIGRAWIRIWPLNQIGILKHQ
- a CDS encoding ribonuclease HII, translated to MKEIRKVEQKNSEIKIIFQAADIYELPELIERYAKDERKSVQALIISAKKKLEALEKERIRTEQMKQYEKQYSEFTYICGIDEAGRGPLAGPVVAGAVILPKDCAILYLNDSKQLSEKKREELYDIIMKEAVATGIGYASPERIDEINILQATYEAMRQAVSQLGVAPDLLLNDAVTIPLLDMKQVPIVKGDAKSISIAAASIIAKVTRDRLMVQYDSVFPEYGFASNKGYGAKIHMEALETYGPCPIHRRSFIKNIVTV
- the fliK gene encoding flagellar hook-length control protein FliK; this encodes MALNLSGFFRYGNKNTDNRRTETVRSVPVSSSDKMHVKQATKSVTPGQVLQGEIVEKSGNEVKLRLDKDVVITARLDRDINLTVGQSVTFEVQSGQSGSQIALRPLYENLAHNANVLKALEAARLPVTDEWMRMVSTMMEQGMSIDKNTLLDMGKLVMANGNVNPETIVALRSLNIPITPESIEQFENYSNYRHQLLTNVTDFLSQLPSAFESLVKDGQMDAAIRLYQQVLEMFTQTSLPEGTGNGGNTSSLATPELLSQGVSEAGSPASLNSQGSGNEAGMNTLQQVQSNMADSVINLVGAGDDAILTTQGGDGSKGNTPNVPVNTLSVIAEENDGQLLRLLGVNDRNALLSLLEGIGFSKEQLMGVLDGSISAKQLLQDISQLLASNGDMISKENLAALFGSKGYQLLLKHEVMDEWLMKPSDVGNKGRVEDFYGRLREQSARLTEVLGQMAKDIPLSKSLTVIQNNIDFMHQLNQAFNYIQLPLKLSGGEAHGDLYVYTNRRSTANEDGSVSALLHLDMQSLGPIDVYVSMRENNVSTKFYLKDEHTIDFVADHIHILNERLTKKGYSMKAEMVMSEKEGGENVIETITASEGKENILAQYSFDVRA
- a CDS encoding EscU/YscU/HrcU family type III secretion system export apparatus switch protein, coding for MSPYEKSKKKTIVSEEKPKHAIALAYDPEEEAPRIIASGKGELGERIIERAKEADIPIHKDNKLADTLSRLEIGDMIPPQLYEVVAEILVFVDAMDKIKAKMDKEKH
- a CDS encoding YraN family protein — encoded protein: MNKRIVGSHYEELACRYLEERGFRIAARNFRSRSGEIDIIGYHDNFLVFVEVKYRTTKRSGNPEEAVGPAKQKRICRTADYYRFLHRYPENKPVRYDVIGMEGVEEDIQVRWYKNAFAHVSGKYF
- the pgeF gene encoding peptidoglycan editing factor PgeF encodes the protein MRIKRARPGEVLRRNCSQNIEYLTFPILEETEIVDHLFSTRIGGASEGIFQSMNLSYTRGDKKEAVDENFRRIAGVLGREVEDFVCSDQTHTTNIRKVTEKDRGKGVLSEKDYAEIDGLITDEPGLVLSTFYADCVPLYFVDPVHRAIGLSHSGWRGTVSRMGVCTLSAMKEEYGTKAEDVIVAIGPSICGECYEVSEDVVLEFQREFKDVNLEFLYEKGEGKYLLDLWKANYRILIEGGVLPEHISVTDICTCCNPDYLFSHRASLGKRGNLGAFMSLRNA
- a CDS encoding response regulator transcription factor; this encodes MANILVCDDDKEIVDAIEIYLLQEGYQVLKAYDGEQAIHMLREHNVHLLIIDIMMPKLDGIHATLKIREYNSLPIIILSAKSEDADKILGLNIGADDYVTKPFNPLELVARVKSNLRRYTTLGNLNKENNELFRAGGLCINDDTKEVTVDGEIVKLTPIEYNILLLLVKNQGRVFSIDQIYESIWNEEAIGADNTVAVHIRHIREKIEINPKEPRYLKVVWGVGYKVEKQSDGL